In Rhizobium jaguaris, a single window of DNA contains:
- a CDS encoding NAD(P)/FAD-dependent oxidoreductase, with protein MHASTKPSKVIVVGGGIFGVSTAVHLARLGVRTVLINDGPLANGASGRSLAWLNSARKRSDAYHRLRLAGIDRYRTLAAKYPDAPWLRFDGGLTWDADDASNEIAEVFEYERNLGYHAQLLAPSKIAETTPGVDARSVTSQGAIFNPGEGWVDLPSLIDVLAEEFTALGGEIVTDAGRATVNVEEGRACGVTTANGARWDADTVLLAAGGEVPAIVAEAGPHIGDGTPVALLVRTKPVNHGLKAVLNTPRVAIRPTPDRALALDSAWSEEEVGMGPDGSYEVKSSTLEGLLREASKVLEGNPVLEMEDYGVGLKPIPGDGEPVLGELQSIPGYFVAFSHSGATLGLIAGELLADEIATGKRHPLLANFRPERFSK; from the coding sequence GCTTCCACTAAGCCTTCGAAGGTCATCGTCGTCGGTGGCGGGATTTTTGGAGTCTCAACGGCCGTTCACCTCGCGCGGCTCGGTGTCCGTACCGTCCTGATCAATGATGGTCCGCTGGCGAACGGCGCATCCGGCCGCTCGCTCGCCTGGCTCAACTCGGCGCGCAAGCGTTCCGATGCCTATCATCGGTTGCGCCTGGCCGGTATCGACCGTTATCGGACGCTTGCCGCCAAATATCCGGACGCGCCATGGCTGCGTTTCGACGGCGGTTTGACCTGGGATGCGGACGACGCCAGCAACGAGATTGCCGAAGTTTTCGAATACGAACGCAATCTCGGCTACCATGCGCAATTGCTCGCCCCGTCAAAGATCGCAGAAACGACGCCGGGCGTCGATGCACGCTCCGTGACGTCGCAGGGCGCCATCTTCAATCCTGGCGAAGGCTGGGTCGATCTGCCGTCGCTGATCGACGTTCTCGCCGAGGAATTCACGGCGCTCGGCGGCGAAATCGTGACCGATGCGGGACGCGCAACCGTCAATGTCGAAGAGGGTCGCGCTTGCGGCGTAACGACAGCAAACGGTGCTCGCTGGGATGCGGATACGGTGCTGCTTGCCGCAGGCGGAGAGGTTCCCGCAATTGTTGCTGAGGCCGGGCCGCATATTGGCGATGGAACGCCTGTTGCACTTCTCGTCAGAACGAAGCCGGTCAATCACGGGCTGAAAGCAGTCCTGAACACGCCGCGCGTAGCCATTCGGCCGACACCGGACCGTGCCTTGGCGCTCGATTCCGCCTGGTCGGAGGAAGAGGTGGGCATGGGACCAGATGGAAGCTACGAGGTCAAATCCTCCACGCTCGAAGGACTGCTGCGAGAGGCATCCAAGGTACTCGAAGGCAATCCGGTGCTGGAAATGGAAGACTACGGTGTGGGGTTGAAGCCCATTCCTGGCGATGGCGAGCCTGTTTTAGGGGAGTTGCAGTCCATTCCTGGCTATTTCGTCGCGTTCAGCCATAGCGGTGCGACGCTCGGTCTGATCGCCGGCGAGTTGCTCGCCGATGAAATCGCCACCGGA